A stretch of the Capsicum annuum cultivar UCD-10X-F1 chromosome 8, UCD10Xv1.1, whole genome shotgun sequence genome encodes the following:
- the LOC107879257 gene encoding uncharacterized protein LOC107879257: MKYMYISKNDPSFGRIYVKVPVKWDPPRLGAFKLNTDGACGGVSGKSVLRGVIRDHEGNWVMCYYSAAPCTTPLHAELLALIKVLQLAVTNNIKLIKIGIDSVELTHMFQTDNGHYHNVLFICRSLMRATQAIPPHHIFREQNMVADALAKLGLTERNYEATHILSTPPPSVDALVQADKLGTSSFHLINLKFINLVRRDVATNSLNSTTQHAQGLTAVEHPFAIT; the protein is encoded by the coding sequence ATGAAATACATGTACATCTCCAAAAACGACCCCAGTTTTGGCCGAATTTACGTGAAAGTGCCTGTCAAATGGGATCCCCCACGATTGGGTGCCTTTAAGCTCAATACAGATGGGGCGTGTGGTGGAGTTTCAGGCAAGTCGGTATTGAGAGGTGTCATACGCGACCACGAAGGAAATTGGGTGATGTGCTACTACTCTGCAGCACCATGCACAACTCCTTTACATGCAGAACTACTTGCCCTCATAAAGGTCCTTCAACTAGCTGTCACCAACAATATTAAACTAATAAAGATTGGcattgattctgtggaactaacCCACATGTTTCAAACTGATAACGGTCACTATCACAATGTTTTGTTTATTTGCAGGTCATTGATGAGGGCGACCCAAGCAATTCCACCACATCATATCTTTAGGGAACAAAACATGGTAGCGGATGCACTAGCTAAACTTGGACTTACGGAAAGGAATTACGAAGCCACCCACATTTTGTCTACCCCTCCTCCATCAGTTGATGCATTAGTCCAAGCGGATAAATTAGGAACCTCTAGTTTCCATCTTATAAACTTAAAATTCATTAACCTAGTACGTCGGGATGTGGCTACTAATTCTCTTAACTCTACTACTCAGCATGCACAGGGGCTCACCGCTGTGGAACATCCTTTTGCTATAACTTAA